One Streptosporangium sp. NBC_01495 DNA window includes the following coding sequences:
- a CDS encoding NAD-dependent epimerase/dehydratase family protein, with amino-acid sequence MVPTSKRSRPPVVAVTGAASGLGRAFLAKVASSADFRRVVAIDEQRGDVPDVTWRVLDVRDPLLANRISDIDVLVHLAADYALDANPAERRAYNLRAAQTVLTASAAARVRRVVLVTSAMVYGAVPDNPVPLPEGSPVAAEPDTGMVGDHLEIEALARRSLRSHPGLGVTVVRPAAVVGPGVDSVVTRHFEAPRLLTVKGCDPRWQFCHVDDLVSALEMAALGTVSGVVAVGGEGWLEQEQVEEISGLRRLELPAGLTFGTAQRLHRLGVTPAPAADLHYVVYPWVVDCTALREAGWKPLWTNEAAFEQLLELREGKHAVVGRRLSGKEATLTAAGATVAVLGTAAIVRAARKKRRT; translated from the coding sequence CTGGTGCCTACCTCGAAACGCTCCCGGCCCCCCGTCGTCGCCGTCACCGGCGCCGCCTCGGGCCTAGGCCGTGCCTTCCTCGCGAAGGTCGCCTCGTCTGCGGATTTCCGCAGGGTCGTGGCCATCGACGAGCAGCGTGGTGATGTTCCCGACGTCACCTGGCGGGTCCTCGATGTCCGAGATCCGCTCTTGGCGAACCGCATATCTGATATTGACGTGCTCGTGCATCTGGCGGCCGACTACGCGCTCGACGCCAACCCTGCGGAGCGGCGCGCCTACAATCTGCGAGCGGCCCAGACGGTGCTCACCGCCAGCGCCGCCGCCCGGGTGCGGCGGGTCGTGCTGGTCACCAGCGCGATGGTGTACGGCGCCGTTCCCGACAATCCGGTCCCGCTGCCGGAGGGGTCGCCGGTCGCCGCCGAGCCCGACACGGGCATGGTCGGCGACCATCTGGAGATCGAGGCGCTCGCCCGGCGCTCCCTGCGCAGCCACCCCGGTCTCGGCGTGACCGTGGTCCGGCCCGCCGCCGTGGTCGGCCCCGGCGTCGACAGCGTGGTGACCCGGCACTTCGAGGCGCCCCGGCTGCTGACCGTCAAGGGATGCGACCCCCGCTGGCAGTTCTGCCACGTGGACGACCTCGTCTCGGCCCTTGAGATGGCGGCGCTCGGCACGGTCTCGGGGGTGGTGGCCGTCGGTGGCGAGGGCTGGCTGGAGCAGGAGCAGGTGGAGGAGATCTCCGGGCTGCGCAGGCTGGAGCTGCCCGCCGGGCTGACCTTCGGCACCGCCCAGCGCCTGCACCGCCTCGGCGTCACCCCGGCCCCGGCCGCCGATCTGCACTACGTCGTCTACCCGTGGGTGGTCGACTGCACCGCGCTGCGCGAGGCCGGATGGAAGCCGCTGTGGACCAACGAGGCCGCGTTCGAGCAGCTCCTGGAGCTGCGCGAGGGCAAGCACGCCGTCGTGGGCCGCCGTCTGTCCGGCAAGGAGGCCACGCTCACCGCGGCCGGCGCCACCGTCGCCGTCCTCGGCACCGCGGCGATCGTCCGTGCCGCCCGCAAGAAGCGCCGCACCTGA
- a CDS encoding molybdenum cofactor biosynthesis protein MoaE: MDVIRLLDIRDSALSVDEVLAAVGDHAAGGTTVFVGTVREQDHGKPVTSLSYSAHPSAVDELRRVAEKIATDFPVTALAAVHRVGDLELGDVAVVVAVAAPHRGEAFEASRRLIDDLKSQVPIWKNQVFTDGSSEWVGACE, from the coding sequence GTGGATGTCATCCGGTTGCTCGATATTCGCGACAGCGCGCTGTCCGTCGACGAGGTGCTCGCCGCCGTCGGTGACCATGCCGCGGGCGGCACGACCGTCTTCGTCGGCACGGTACGCGAACAGGACCACGGCAAGCCGGTCACGAGCCTGTCCTACTCGGCGCATCCGAGCGCCGTGGACGAGCTTCGCCGGGTAGCCGAGAAGATCGCCACGGACTTCCCCGTGACCGCGCTGGCCGCCGTCCACCGGGTCGGCGACCTGGAACTCGGTGACGTCGCGGTCGTCGTGGCGGTCGCCGCGCCACATCGGGGCGAGGCGTTCGAGGCCTCCCGCAGGTTGATCGACGACCTCAAGAGCCAGGTCCCCATCTGGAAGAACCAGGTTTTCACCGATGGCTCCTCCGAGTGGGTGGGGGCCTGCGAGTGA
- a CDS encoding PH domain-containing protein: protein MAETSEPVLRWRVRRDLLIMKIVGALAFAVLTVLTLGDPRGAILAGAASAILAALAVRDVLAPVRLTADGEGLIVVRGFAGSERVPWRSVERIRVDTRTRFTSRTELLEIDTGEGVHLLSRFDLGVPCRQVADELRSFRTGS, encoded by the coding sequence GTGGCCGAAACATCCGAACCTGTCCTGCGCTGGCGCGTGCGCCGAGACCTCCTCATCATGAAGATCGTCGGCGCGCTCGCCTTCGCGGTGCTCACGGTCCTGACCCTCGGCGACCCTCGGGGGGCGATCTTGGCGGGTGCCGCGTCCGCGATCCTGGCGGCGCTGGCGGTGCGCGACGTCCTCGCTCCGGTACGGCTGACCGCCGACGGCGAGGGCCTCATCGTGGTGAGGGGCTTCGCCGGATCCGAACGGGTGCCGTGGAGATCCGTCGAGCGCATCCGGGTGGACACGCGGACCCGTTTCACCTCGCGTACGGAACTCCTGGAGATCGACACGGGGGAGGGCGTCCACCTCCTCAGCCGGTTCGACCTGGGGGTGCCGTGCCGGCAGGTGGCCGATGAGCTCCGCTCGTTCCGGACGGGTTCGTAG
- a CDS encoding UPF0182 family membrane protein, giving the protein MRLPRRPRLLVPVAIALVAIVALFFLFAGIFTDYLWYESVNYTAVFSGVVVTQILLFAVGALLMVGIVGGNMLMAYRMRPMFGPGMFGGASGADRYRMALDPHRKLIFLVGVAVLGLFSGSSFSGQWKTWLEFINATPFGETDPQFKMDISFFMFTYPFIRMVLNFLFVAVVLSALLAAVVHYLYGGFRLQSPGVHASRGARAHLSVLLGIFVLLKAIAYWVDRYGLVFSDRGFRHGASYTDVNAVLPAKSILAIIALICAVLFFAGVVRSGGMLPGVGFGLLVLSAILIGGVYPALVEQFQVKPNQQGKEQEYIKRNIDATRKAYDVNDAEVIDYTAQGDPSKVSVTADSSISGVRLLDPSLVAKTYQQKQRIRGYYDFHEPLDVDRYPDANGTMRDTVVAVRELTGPPAEQNNWINRHLVYTHGNGFVAAPGNEVDSEGLPNFDAKDMPVTGALVDRTKLKESRIYFGEAPGSTEYVVVGGTGQQKQELDYPESGGTGQKNTTYDGKGGVPVGSFLNRMLYAAKYGEINLLLSGDVNANSKILYERNPQERIAKVAPFLSLDDNPYPAIVGGRVVWIADAYTTSNAYPYSQSKSLEAMTRDTITDPRLVVPQPRDQINYMRNSVKAMVDAYDGTVSLYAWDEKDPILQTWRKAFPGVIKPQTEMSTELRQHLRYPEALFKVQRDVLSQYHISDPNAFYSGQDFWNVPNDPSGDRDTKQPPYYLSVKMPKTMAPSFSLTTTFVPRQGPNLAAFMAVDATPGDDYGKLRILRMPSNTTIPGPGQVQNNFQNKFSGELNLLGLGQAKVRYGNLLTLPFADGLVYVEPVYVEIAAASGQEPYPILRRVLVAYGSKVGSADTLKGALEQVFGDGTQTAPQQETKPGEAKPEEAKPATALAQAIDEAQKAYDKAQAALRANPPNWTDYGNAQKELQAALSKLKGTEATSAPTPTPSPSSSGSPAPSATPSATPVPSVTPTPTPNP; this is encoded by the coding sequence ATGCGCTTGCCCCGCCGGCCACGACTGCTAGTTCCCGTCGCGATCGCGCTGGTCGCAATAGTTGCCTTGTTCTTCCTTTTTGCCGGTATTTTCACTGATTACCTTTGGTACGAATCGGTCAATTACACGGCCGTCTTCTCCGGTGTGGTCGTCACGCAGATCCTGCTGTTCGCCGTCGGCGCACTGCTGATGGTCGGGATCGTCGGCGGCAACATGCTGATGGCGTACCGCATGAGGCCGATGTTCGGCCCGGGGATGTTCGGCGGCGCCAGCGGCGCCGACCGGTACCGGATGGCCCTCGACCCGCACCGCAAGCTGATCTTCCTGGTCGGCGTGGCGGTGCTCGGCCTGTTCTCGGGATCGTCCTTCTCCGGCCAGTGGAAGACCTGGCTGGAGTTCATCAACGCGACGCCGTTCGGTGAGACCGACCCGCAGTTCAAGATGGACATCTCCTTCTTCATGTTCACCTATCCATTCATCCGGATGGTGCTGAACTTCCTGTTCGTCGCGGTGGTGCTCTCCGCCCTGCTGGCGGCGGTCGTGCACTACCTGTACGGCGGGTTCCGGCTCCAGTCGCCCGGCGTGCACGCCTCGCGCGGCGCCAGGGCGCACCTGTCGGTGCTGCTCGGCATCTTCGTGCTGCTGAAGGCGATCGCCTACTGGGTCGACCGGTACGGGCTGGTCTTCTCCGACCGGGGATTCCGGCACGGAGCCTCCTACACCGACGTCAACGCGGTGCTTCCCGCCAAGAGCATCCTGGCGATCATCGCCCTGATCTGCGCGGTCCTGTTCTTCGCCGGGGTCGTGCGATCCGGCGGCATGCTGCCCGGCGTCGGCTTCGGCCTCCTGGTGCTCTCGGCCATCCTGATCGGCGGGGTCTACCCGGCCCTGGTCGAGCAGTTCCAGGTCAAGCCGAACCAGCAGGGCAAGGAGCAGGAGTACATCAAGCGCAACATCGACGCGACCCGAAAAGCCTACGACGTCAACGACGCCGAGGTGATCGACTACACGGCTCAGGGTGACCCGAGCAAGGTCAGCGTCACCGCCGACAGCTCCATCTCCGGCGTGCGCCTGCTCGACCCGAGCCTGGTCGCCAAGACCTACCAGCAGAAGCAGCGGATCCGCGGTTACTACGACTTTCACGAGCCGCTCGACGTCGACCGCTACCCCGACGCGAACGGCACGATGCGCGACACCGTCGTGGCCGTGCGAGAGCTCACCGGACCGCCGGCCGAGCAGAACAACTGGATCAACCGGCACCTCGTCTACACCCACGGCAACGGTTTCGTGGCCGCGCCCGGCAACGAGGTCGACTCCGAGGGCCTGCCCAACTTCGACGCCAAGGACATGCCGGTCACCGGCGCCCTGGTGGACCGGACGAAGCTCAAGGAGTCGCGGATCTACTTCGGCGAGGCACCCGGCTCGACCGAGTACGTCGTCGTCGGCGGCACCGGCCAGCAGAAGCAGGAGCTCGACTACCCCGAGAGCGGCGGCACCGGCCAGAAGAACACCACCTACGACGGCAAGGGCGGGGTCCCGGTCGGGTCCTTCCTCAACCGGATGCTCTACGCCGCCAAGTACGGCGAGATCAACCTGCTGCTGTCGGGTGACGTCAACGCGAACTCCAAGATCCTTTACGAGCGCAACCCGCAGGAGCGGATCGCCAAGGTGGCGCCGTTCCTGAGCCTGGACGACAACCCCTACCCGGCCATCGTCGGCGGCAGGGTGGTCTGGATCGCCGACGCGTACACCACGTCCAACGCCTACCCGTACTCCCAGAGCAAGAGCCTGGAGGCGATGACGCGCGACACCATCACCGACCCGCGCCTGGTGGTCCCGCAGCCGCGCGACCAGATCAACTACATGCGCAACTCGGTGAAGGCCATGGTCGACGCCTACGACGGCACCGTCAGCCTGTACGCCTGGGACGAGAAGGACCCCATCCTGCAGACCTGGCGCAAGGCCTTCCCCGGCGTCATCAAGCCGCAGACGGAGATGTCGACCGAGCTCAGGCAGCACCTTCGCTACCCGGAGGCGCTGTTCAAGGTCCAGCGTGACGTGCTCTCCCAGTACCACATCTCCGACCCGAACGCCTTCTACAGCGGCCAGGACTTCTGGAACGTCCCGAACGACCCGTCCGGCGACCGCGACACCAAGCAGCCGCCGTACTACCTGTCGGTCAAGATGCCGAAGACCATGGCGCCCTCGTTCTCGCTGACCACCACGTTCGTGCCGCGCCAGGGGCCCAACCTGGCCGCGTTCATGGCCGTGGACGCCACCCCGGGAGACGACTACGGGAAGCTGCGCATCCTGCGCATGCCGTCCAACACCACGATCCCCGGTCCCGGCCAGGTGCAGAACAACTTCCAGAACAAGTTCTCCGGCGAGCTCAACCTGCTCGGACTCGGTCAGGCGAAGGTCCGCTACGGCAACCTGCTGACCCTGCCGTTCGCCGACGGCCTGGTCTACGTCGAACCTGTCTACGTGGAGATCGCGGCCGCCTCCGGCCAGGAGCCGTACCCGATCCTCCGCCGCGTCCTGGTGGCCTACGGCAGCAAGGTCGGTTCGGCCGACACGCTCAAGGGCGCGCTGGAGCAGGTCTTCGGCGACGGCACCCAGACCGCGCCGCAGCAGGAGACCAAGCCCGGCGAGGCCAAGCCGGAGGAGGCCAAGCCCGCCACCGCGCTGGCCCAGGCCATCGACGAGGCGCAGAAGGCGTACGACAAGGCGCAGGCCGCCCTCCGGGCCAACCCGCCGAACTGGACCGACTACGGCAACGCCCAGAAGGAGCTCCAGGCGGCGCTGTCGAAGCTGAAGGGCACCGAGGCGACGTCGGCCCCCACGCCCACCCCGTCGCCCTCGTCGTCGGGATCCCCGGCGCCGTCGGCGACACCGTCCGCCACACCGGTCCCATCGGTCACACCGACGCCCACACCGAATCCCTAG
- a CDS encoding YlbL family protein encodes MSRRALTLMVAGFLTLMFALVGGLLPVPYVVLSPGPTENTIGDVDGKPVISVEGHQTYPTEGKLSLVTVAYQGGPGTRIDLFSALKGWIDPAIAVVPEETIFPPATTAKEVEEQNTQEMTNSQDDATAAALTELKIPYSSVVTVASTEKGLPADGKFKIGDEIVSVDGTPVSDRETVSASVRRHKPGEQVSFVVNRGAQSVTVAVPTAAGKDGTPIVGITMRVGYKFPFQVKINVGDVGGPSAGMMFSLGIVDKLTPGALTGGRSIAGTGTITAEGQVGPIGGIQQKMVGARKAGATVFLTPAENCAEAVKAIPSGLRLVKVATLREAVQAVDAIRTGSGSVPSCPAG; translated from the coding sequence ATGTCCCGACGAGCGCTGACCCTCATGGTGGCGGGCTTCCTCACGCTCATGTTCGCGCTGGTCGGCGGCCTGCTGCCGGTGCCGTACGTCGTGCTGAGCCCCGGGCCGACCGAGAACACCATCGGCGACGTCGACGGCAAGCCGGTGATCAGCGTCGAGGGGCACCAGACGTACCCGACGGAGGGCAAGCTCAGCCTCGTCACCGTCGCCTACCAGGGCGGCCCCGGCACCAGGATCGACCTTTTCAGCGCGCTCAAGGGATGGATCGATCCCGCCATCGCGGTCGTGCCCGAGGAGACGATCTTCCCTCCGGCGACCACCGCGAAGGAGGTCGAGGAACAGAACACCCAGGAGATGACGAACTCCCAGGACGACGCGACCGCGGCGGCGCTGACGGAGTTGAAGATCCCCTACAGCTCGGTCGTGACCGTGGCCTCCACCGAGAAGGGCCTGCCGGCCGACGGGAAGTTCAAGATCGGCGACGAGATCGTCTCGGTGGACGGCACGCCCGTGTCCGACCGCGAGACCGTCTCCGCCTCGGTCCGCAGGCACAAGCCGGGTGAGCAGGTCAGTTTCGTCGTCAACCGGGGCGCCCAGAGCGTGACCGTCGCCGTCCCGACCGCCGCAGGCAAGGACGGTACCCCCATCGTGGGCATCACCATGCGGGTCGGCTACAAGTTCCCCTTCCAGGTCAAGATCAACGTCGGTGACGTCGGCGGGCCGAGCGCGGGGATGATGTTCTCCCTGGGCATCGTCGACAAGCTCACCCCCGGGGCGTTGACCGGCGGCAGGTCCATCGCCGGGACCGGAACGATCACCGCGGAGGGCCAGGTCGGCCCGATCGGCGGCATCCAGCAGAAGATGGTCGGCGCCAGGAAGGCGGGGGCGACGGTCTTCCTGACCCCCGCGGAGAACTGCGCCGAGGCGGTCAAGGCGATTCCGTCCGGCCTCAGGCTGGTCAAGGTCGCGACCCTGCGCGAGGCCGTCCAGGCGGTCGACGCGATCCGCACCGGCTCGGGTTCCGTGCCGAGCTGCCCGGCCGGCTGA
- a CDS encoding zinc-dependent metalloprotease produces the protein MTDLPGRENDPNENPFAMFGNPEQIAAAMRQFADMLSAPPTSGPVNWDMAKNIARHVVVAEGDPSVMEGERRQIVDALNLADLWLNEATSLPSGVSNPQAWSRSEWIEKTVPVWQKLCDPIAARMVETMSGTLGATGLPAEAQAMAGPLMGMMKQMGGMMVGQQIGQAVGSLALEVIGSTDIGLPLSDNAALLPGGVAAFSQGLEIPAEEIRLYLALREAAHHRLFQHVPWLRAHLLGAVEEYARGITVDASALEEQLRGLDINNPEQLQQALSGGNLLKPEETERQKAALSRLETMLALVEGWVGTVVDGAADGKLPSATALSETVRRRRATGGPAEQTFATLVGLELRPRRLREAAALWQALEADRGVDGRDAVWNHPDLMPTADDLDNPERFVRGEPELDLSSLEGTRPPAAPGEEGDDGKGHEDDGGRDSGRDGGA, from the coding sequence GTGACTGACTTGCCAGGTCGGGAAAACGACCCCAACGAGAATCCGTTCGCCATGTTCGGCAACCCGGAGCAGATCGCAGCGGCAATGCGCCAGTTCGCCGACATGCTCTCCGCTCCGCCGACCTCAGGTCCCGTCAACTGGGACATGGCGAAGAACATCGCACGGCACGTGGTGGTCGCCGAGGGCGATCCAAGTGTCATGGAAGGCGAGCGGCGCCAGATCGTCGACGCCCTGAATCTGGCCGACCTATGGCTCAACGAGGCCACCTCCCTGCCGAGCGGGGTGAGCAACCCCCAGGCGTGGAGCCGTTCCGAGTGGATCGAGAAGACCGTCCCGGTCTGGCAGAAGCTCTGTGACCCGATCGCCGCCCGCATGGTCGAGACCATGAGCGGCACGCTCGGCGCCACCGGTCTGCCCGCGGAGGCCCAGGCCATGGCCGGGCCGCTGATGGGGATGATGAAACAGATGGGCGGCATGATGGTCGGCCAGCAGATCGGCCAGGCCGTCGGCTCGCTCGCCCTCGAGGTGATCGGCTCCACCGACATCGGCCTGCCGCTGTCGGACAACGCCGCCCTGCTGCCCGGCGGCGTCGCGGCGTTCAGCCAGGGCCTGGAGATCCCCGCCGAGGAGATCCGCCTCTACCTCGCCCTGCGCGAGGCGGCCCACCACCGGCTTTTCCAGCACGTGCCGTGGCTGCGCGCGCACCTGCTCGGAGCCGTGGAGGAGTACGCCAGGGGCATCACGGTGGACGCGTCCGCACTGGAGGAGCAGCTCCGCGGGCTCGACATCAACAATCCCGAGCAGCTCCAGCAGGCGCTGAGCGGCGGCAACCTGCTCAAGCCCGAGGAGACCGAGCGGCAGAAGGCCGCCCTGTCCCGGCTGGAGACCATGCTCGCCCTGGTCGAGGGCTGGGTCGGTACCGTCGTGGACGGCGCCGCGGACGGCAAGCTCCCCTCGGCGACCGCGCTGTCGGAGACCGTACGGCGCCGCAGGGCGACCGGCGGCCCCGCCGAGCAGACCTTCGCCACGCTCGTCGGCCTCGAGCTCAGGCCCCGCCGCCTGCGCGAGGCCGCCGCCCTGTGGCAGGCCCTGGAGGCCGACCGGGGCGTCGACGGCCGCGACGCGGTCTGGAACCACCCCGACCTGATGCCCACCGCCGACGACCTCGACAACCCCGAGAGGTTCGTACGGGGCGAGCCCGAGCTCGACCTGTCGTCCCTGGAGGGGACCCGGCCTCCGGCCGCCCCCGGCGAGGAGGGCGACGACGGGAAGGGCCACGAGGACGACGGTGGCCGGGACAGTGGCCGGGACGGCGGCGCGTGA
- a CDS encoding NUDIX hydrolase — protein sequence MSLRADAKDVLTGWTAPTAEEEILRKEFLEHVHANDDAMWRECVTGHLTATTAVLSHDGERVLLTLHPKAGMWLPMGGHCERGDASLEAVALREATEESGIPGLRLLPGPLALDRHVVWCHPPHSSHLDVEYGAVAPADVEAVISAESLDLRWFPVEEIPELSDEATRRLARRAREVLRSG from the coding sequence GTGAGCCTGCGCGCCGACGCGAAGGACGTGCTCACGGGGTGGACCGCGCCCACGGCGGAGGAGGAGATCCTCCGCAAGGAGTTCCTGGAGCACGTCCACGCCAATGACGACGCGATGTGGCGCGAGTGCGTCACCGGCCACCTGACGGCCACGACCGCGGTGCTCTCCCACGACGGCGAGCGGGTGCTGCTGACGCTGCACCCCAAGGCCGGGATGTGGCTGCCCATGGGAGGCCACTGCGAGCGCGGCGACGCCTCCCTGGAGGCGGTGGCGCTGCGTGAGGCCACCGAGGAGTCCGGCATCCCGGGCCTGCGGCTGCTGCCGGGCCCGCTCGCGCTCGACCGGCACGTGGTCTGGTGCCACCCGCCGCACAGCAGCCACCTCGACGTCGAGTACGGCGCCGTCGCCCCCGCCGACGTCGAGGCCGTGATCAGTGCCGAGTCGCTCGACCTGCGCTGGTTCCCGGTGGAGGAGATCCCCGAGCTCTCCGACGAGGCGACCCGCCGCCTGGCCCGCCGCGCCCGCGAGGTCCTGCGCTCCGGGTAA
- a CDS encoding endonuclease/exonuclease/phosphatase family protein, which produces MADRGAGGTGGTGGTGGTGGTVVPPARRRRRRRIPKTLAWAAVTPFAAWAMARVAGLERDSLTIQLMTGTPYVAAASLAPVLLSALTRTRAVTAVALVTTAALGLSVLPRALRSGDPVVGMPLRVLTLNTLFGHAEPEAVMDLVRRLDPDVFSTQELTPGMVEKFQTAGLEKIMPYQVLEPEWSAGGSGLYSRYPLTARKNLFEAIGHNMPAASMTVPGAMPVEIVDVHPFPPLGRQVYDWTAALDALPSAAPDTIRILAGDFNASLDHAAMRRFLSRGYLDAADSAGEGLTPTWPVNKRVPALITIDHVVADRRVGVNAVSVHTVPGTDHRAVFADLRLPPS; this is translated from the coding sequence GTGGCTGACAGGGGCGCCGGGGGCACCGGGGGCACCGGGGGCACCGGGGGCACCGGGGGCACCGTCGTGCCGCCGGCGCGGCGACGGCGGCGCCGGAGGATTCCCAAAACCCTCGCCTGGGCCGCGGTGACCCCGTTCGCCGCCTGGGCGATGGCCCGGGTGGCCGGGCTCGAACGCGACTCGCTGACCATCCAGCTCATGACCGGCACCCCGTACGTGGCCGCGGCCTCGCTCGCACCGGTGCTGCTGTCCGCGCTGACCCGCACCCGGGCGGTGACGGCGGTGGCGCTGGTCACCACCGCGGCGCTCGGCCTCAGCGTGCTTCCCAGGGCCCTCCGTTCCGGGGACCCCGTGGTGGGAATGCCCCTGCGGGTGCTGACGCTCAACACGCTGTTCGGGCACGCCGAGCCCGAAGCGGTGATGGACCTGGTCAGACGGCTGGACCCGGACGTGTTCAGCACCCAGGAGCTGACCCCGGGGATGGTCGAGAAGTTCCAGACGGCCGGGCTGGAGAAGATCATGCCGTACCAGGTGCTGGAGCCGGAGTGGAGCGCCGGCGGCAGCGGCCTGTACTCGCGGTATCCGCTGACCGCCAGGAAGAACCTGTTCGAGGCGATCGGGCACAACATGCCCGCCGCGTCGATGACCGTGCCCGGCGCCATGCCCGTCGAGATCGTCGACGTGCATCCCTTCCCGCCGCTGGGCAGGCAGGTGTACGACTGGACGGCGGCGCTGGACGCCCTGCCCTCCGCCGCGCCCGACACGATCCGCATCCTCGCGGGCGACTTCAACGCCAGCCTCGACCACGCGGCCATGCGCCGTTTCCTGAGCCGCGGCTATCTGGACGCGGCCGACAGCGCCGGGGAGGGCCTCACCCCCACCTGGCCGGTCAACAAGCGCGTCCCGGCGCTGATCACGATCGACCACGTCGTGGCGGACCGGCGGGTGGGGGTGAACGCGGTCAGCGTGCACACCGTTCCCGGCACCGACCATCGGGCGGTCTTCGCGGACCTGCGCCTGCCCCCGTCCTGA
- a CDS encoding M48 metallopeptidase family protein codes for MPPETVEVRRSSRRRRTVSAYRDGEKTIVLLPAGLSSTDEEQWVRRMLDRLAAKEQRRRPSDDDLLDRAVDLSARYLGGEAKPSSVRWVENQQHRWGSCTPDHGTIRISTRLRGMPSWVVDYVIMHELVHLLVPSHGSRFWALVERYPKAERARGFLEGFSTAAHGSAEEC; via the coding sequence GTGCCCCCCGAGACAGTCGAGGTCCGCCGCAGTTCTCGCCGCCGGCGGACGGTTTCTGCGTACCGCGACGGCGAGAAAACGATCGTGCTCCTCCCCGCCGGTCTGAGTAGCACCGATGAGGAACAATGGGTGCGCCGTATGCTCGATCGCCTCGCGGCCAAGGAACAGCGCAGACGTCCCTCCGACGACGATCTCCTCGATCGGGCCGTCGATCTGTCGGCCCGCTATCTGGGCGGAGAGGCGAAGCCGTCGAGCGTACGCTGGGTGGAGAACCAGCAACACCGCTGGGGCTCGTGCACCCCTGACCACGGGACCATCAGGATCTCCACGCGGCTGCGGGGCATGCCGTCGTGGGTGGTCGACTATGTGATCATGCATGAGCTCGTCCACCTGCTGGTGCCGAGCCACGGCTCACGCTTCTGGGCGCTTGTGGAACGATATCCCAAGGCCGAGCGGGCGCGGGGCTTCCTGGAGGGATTCTCCACGGCGGCTCACGGTTCCGCGGAGGAATGTTGA